A segment of the Terribacillus aidingensis genome:
TTCATGCTGAAAGAGACAGATGAGCAGCCATTCGTTATCCGTAAAATCATCCAGCACTACCAGGATGAAGCGGAACAAATTAAAATGGAACCTGCTATCCGTAACGCGATGGTAAATGCAGACCGTGTTTACATCGTAGCAGCAGGAACAAGCTACAACGCTGGACTAGTCGGTAAACAATTCATTGAAAACCTGGCTAAAATTCCGGTTGAAGTGCATATCGCAAGTGAATTCGCCTACAATATGCCGCTTCTATCTGAGAAGCCATTATTCATATTCCTTTCCCAATCAGGTGAAACTGCTGACAGCAGAGCCGTATTGGTGAAAATCAAAGAACTCGGACACCCAGCACTTACAATCACAAACGTGCCAGGATCCACCCTTTCTCGTGAAGCAGACTTCACATTGCCACTTTATGCTGGCCCAGAAATCGCGGTAGCCTCTACTAAAGCATATACAGCACAGATGGCAGTTATGCTATTGCTAGCTGTAGACGCAGCAAAAGGCAAAGAAATCACACTTGATTTCAACCCGCTTCAGGAGCTTGCGATCGTTGCGAACGCAATGGAAGTACTGACAGATCAAAAAGAAACATTCGAAACACTAGCACAAAGCTATCTAAGTGAATCCCGCAACGCATTCTTCATCGGCCGCGGTGTCGATTACTTCGTCTGCGTCGAAGGTTCATTGAAATTGAAAGAAATCTCCTACATCCAAGCAGAAGGCTTCGCTGGAGGAGAACTGAAACATGGAACTATCGCCTTGATCGAAGAAGGCACACCAGTAATCGCACTAGCGACACAAAGCTCCCTGAACCACTCCATCCGTGGTAACGTACAGGAAGTAAACGCACGCGGTGCCAACACATTGCTCATCAGCATGAAAGGCTTGGAGCATGACGAAGACGCCTTCGTCATCCCAGCAGTGCATGAGCTATTAACACCACTTGCAAGTGTCGTACCGCTTCAATTGCTTGCTTACTATGCAGCTGTACAGCGTGGTGCGGATGTTGATAAGCCACGTAACTTGGCTAAGAGTGTAACGGTGGAATAAGTCTTACCAGTTAACGCACAATATCTCATTCGCTATGGAATTCGTTCTTAGCGTATATACAATACAAACAGAGAAGCACCATACTTATTATTTATGAGTATGGTGCTTTTTTTTCGAGAAAAAGAAAGGAGGGACTTTATATGAAGAAAACGTATTTTATATGGCTTTCCATTTACTTTGTTGTCTGGACTTTAGCCTATTGGGAATATGCCGCATTTCTAACTGTAGGACGACTAACAGGTATAAGTGTCTTTTTTATTCTATTATTCATAGTGCCGCTTTTTAAAGAAAAGCCGCTAATACAAACCCTATTATTCTGTACACAAGCACTACTGACAATTCTCATCTTCTACCCTATAAACAACGAATTAAGCTTATTTGCAATTCTTATACAATCCTTGATAATGGCTGAAGCGGCTTTTTATCTTTCTCGAATTAAAAGTTTAATTGTATTTTCTGTGCAAATTTTGAGTGCTGCGGTGATTTTAATGATGTCAACAGTCACTCCTTCGCAATTATACTGGAGTGCATTATATTATCTTTTACTTGTAGTTGCTTTGCTTTATCATCAAGTTATACATAATCGAGAAAAAGAGGCACGATTAAGCAATGAAGCCTTACTGGAAGAATACAGAAGAATGAAGAGGCAGCTTCTTGTAGAGGAGCAGCAAGCGAGACAGGATGAGCGGATGCTGATTGGACATGAGATTCATGATTCAGTTGGGCATAAGCTGACGGCGCTGCTGTTTCAGTTTGAAGCTTTTCGTTTAACGGCTGCTGAGAAGGATAAGGAAACGGTTGAGAAGCTGAAAGAACTGGCTGAACAAAGTCTGGAGGAAACGCGG
Coding sequences within it:
- the glmS gene encoding glutamine--fructose-6-phosphate transaminase (isomerizing), with product MCGIVGYIGQNDTKEVLLNGLEKLEYRGYDSAGIAIENEQGVNLFKVKGRIAALREKVDHSVSSTMGIGHTRWATHGAPNEDNAHPHQSASGKFTIVHNGVIENYVDIRKEYLSDVTLKSDTDTEIVVQLVEKMYEETGDTAAAFRKAVSLLTGSYALAMIDKDDKETIFVAKNKSPLLVGIGEGFNVVASDAMATLRETDTYKEIRDKEIVIVRRDSVEIQLLDGTTVERDSFKTEIDAADTEKGTYDHFMLKETDEQPFVIRKIIQHYQDEAEQIKMEPAIRNAMVNADRVYIVAAGTSYNAGLVGKQFIENLAKIPVEVHIASEFAYNMPLLSEKPLFIFLSQSGETADSRAVLVKIKELGHPALTITNVPGSTLSREADFTLPLYAGPEIAVASTKAYTAQMAVMLLLAVDAAKGKEITLDFNPLQELAIVANAMEVLTDQKETFETLAQSYLSESRNAFFIGRGVDYFVCVEGSLKLKEISYIQAEGFAGGELKHGTIALIEEGTPVIALATQSSLNHSIRGNVQEVNARGANTLLISMKGLEHDEDAFVIPAVHELLTPLASVVPLQLLAYYAAVQRGADVDKPRNLAKSVTVE
- a CDS encoding sensor histidine kinase, with protein sequence MKKTYFIWLSIYFVVWTLAYWEYAAFLTVGRLTGISVFFILLFIVPLFKEKPLIQTLLFCTQALLTILIFYPINNELSLFAILIQSLIMAEAAFYLSRIKSLIVFSVQILSAAVILMMSTVTPSQLYWSALYYLLLVVALLYHQVIHNREKEARLSNEALLEEYRRMKRQLLVEEQQARQDERMLIGHEIHDSVGHKLTALLFQFEAFRLTAAEKDKETVEKLKELAEQSLEETRQAVRSFKQHEVGGLQGVIRLIRKLETESFMKINFSVKHGAFAAPLTGEQSFAIYRAVQEALTNIMKHSSTREAQVIFESPGGSIFRFEVINATTHDRYFQEGYGLKAMRERLEKVGGSLEIDYEAQRFLVRGTIRLADWGGSDD